A portion of the Megalobrama amblycephala isolate DHTTF-2021 linkage group LG23, ASM1881202v1, whole genome shotgun sequence genome contains these proteins:
- the cryba1l1 gene encoding crystallin, beta A1, like 1: MYRFSRYGMMQPMFSSGMGMAPFFKVTVFEQEHFQGKCQEFTSECCNIQECGFDNIRSIRVESGAWVGYEHHDFQGQQFILERGEYPHWDAYCGNLSYHVERLMSFRPVYCASHQSSRMIIFERENFLGRNAELCDDYPSLQGMGWCGPEVGSMHVQCGAFVCYEFPGYRGRQYIMECERHSGDYQHWRNWGSHSQTPQIQSIRRIQH; encoded by the exons atgtataGGTTCTCTAGATACGGCATGATGCAGCCCATGTTCAGCTCTGGCATGGGAATGGCTCCTTTCTTCAAG GTGACTGTGTTTGAGCAGGAACACTTCCAGGGAAAATGTCAGGAATTCACCTCAGAATGCTGCAACATCCAGGAGTGTGGCTTCGACAACATCCGTTCTATTCGTGTGGAGAGTGGCGC CTGGGTGGGTTATGAGCACCATGACTTCCAGGGACAGCAGTTCATCCTGGAGAGAGGAGAGTATCCTCACTGGGATGCCTACTGTGGAAACCTGTCCTACCACGTGGAGAGACTCATGTCTTTTAGACCTGTCTACTGCGCT TCTCACCAGAGCAGTCGCATGATCATCTTCGAGAGGGAGAACTTCTTGGGCCGCAATGCGGAGCTGTGTGACGACTACCCCTCTCTGCAGGGCATGGGATGGTGTGGCCCTGAAGTGGGCTCCATGCATGTGCAGTGTGGCGC TTTTGTGTGTTACGAGTTCCCAGGATACAGGGGAAGGCAGTACATCATGGAGTGTGAGAGGCACAGCGGAGACTATCAGCACTGGAGAAACTGGGGTTCCCACAGCCAGACCCCTCAGATCCAGTCCATCCGCAGAATCCAGCACTAA
- the crybb1l1 gene encoding beta-crystallin B1 gives MSSSGEKKTASQTDGKAAQSKKSEMGMMSYRMYVFDQENFQGRMIEINAECMNVCDMGMDRVRSLRVECGPFVGFEQMNFCGEMYILEKGEYPRWDSWSNCQKNDYLLSFRPVRMDPEKHKICLYEVGEYKGRKMEIMDDDVPSMFSYGFTDRVGSIMVSCGTWVGYQYPGYRGSQYLLEKGEYRHFNEYGARCPQFQSVRRIRDMQWHPHGCYTMASK, from the exons ATGTCTTCCAGTGGAGAAAAAAAGACTGCCTCCCAGACCGACGGCAAGGCAGCCCAGAGCAAGAAGTCCGAGATGGGCATGATGTCCTACAGG ATGTATGTGTTTGACCAGGAGAACTTCCAGGGACGCATGATTGAGATTAACGCCGAGTGCATGAACGTTTGTGATATGGGCATGGACAGAGTTCGCTCACTACGTGTGGAGTGTGGACC TTTTGTGGGCTTTGAGCAGATGAACTTCTGCGGTGAGATGTACATCCTGGAGAAGGGCGAGTATCCTCGTTGGGATTCTTGGAGCAACTGTCAGAAGAACGATTACCTGCTTTCCTTCAGACCTGTCAGAATG GACCCTGAGAAGCACAAGATCTGCCTGTATGAGGTTGGTGAGTACAAGGGCCGCAAGATGGAGATCATGGATGATGACGTTCCCAGCATGTTCTCATACGGATTCACCGACAGAGTTGGCAGCATCATGGTCAGCTGTGGAAC ctgGGTGGGCTATCAGTACCCCGGATACCGTGGCAGCCAGTACCTGCTGGAGAAGGGTGAATACAGACACTTTAACGAGTACGGCGCCCGTTGCCCTCAGTTTCAGTCTGTGAGGCGTATCCGTGACATGCAGTGGCACCCGCACGGCTGCTACACCATGGCCAGCAAGTGA
- the cabp2b gene encoding calcium-binding protein 2, which translates to MFMIIREGSAGGAGSTGGMSAPPERTAKQVQAAIKKKVEKQRKQGEMGVVDVFNGNVRPKMGQRKNQPIHPPSRDEDGAEEIEEEPLETEESKEKVELDLVPIVESVFGQDRKLRPEEIEELREAFKEFDRNKGYINCRDLGECMRTMGYMPTEMELIELSQQIGGGKIDFEDFVELMGPKMLAETADMIGVKELRDAFKEFDSNGDGQISVTELREAMKKLMGEQLNPKDIDDILRDADLNGDGLVDFEEFVRMMSR; encoded by the exons ATGTTCATGATTATTCGAGAGGGATCAGCAGGAGGGGCAGGTAGTACCGGCGGCATGAGCGCTCCACCGGAGAGAACAGCGAAACAG GTTCAGGCCGCAATCAAGAAGAAGGTGGAGAAACAGAGGAAGCAAGGTGAAATGGGTGTGGTGGATGTCTTCAACGGTAATGTAAGACCTAAAATGGGACAGCGAAAGAATCAGCCCATCCATCCTCCCAGCAGAGATGAAGATGGCGCAGAGGAAATTGAAGAGGAGCCTCTTGAGACTGAGGAATCTAAGGAGAAGGTGGAACTCGACCTCGTACCTATCGTTGAGTCTGTTTTTGGCCAA GACAGGAAACTGCGGCCAGAAGAGATAGAAG AACTAAGAGAAGCATTTAAAGAGTTTGATAGGAACAAAGGATACATCAACTGCAGGGACCTGGGCGAATGCATGCGGACGATGGGATACATGCCGACAGAGATGGAACTCATTGAACTGAGTCAACAAATAG GTGGGGGTAAAATTGACTTTGAGGACTTTGTAGAGCTCATGGGCCCCAAAATGCTGGCAGAGACAGCGGACATGATCGGAGTCAAGGAGCTGAGAGATGCCTTTAAAGAg TTCGACTCCAATGGTGATGGGCAAATCAGCGTCACAGAACTGAGAGAGGCCATGAAAAAGCTGATGGGAGAACAGTTGAATCCCAAGGATATTGACGATATACTTCGTGACGCTGACCTCAATGGGGACGGACTGGTTGATTTTGAAG AATTTGTGAGGATGATGTCACGTTGA